Proteins found in one Drosophila innubila isolate TH190305 chromosome X, UK_Dinn_1.0, whole genome shotgun sequence genomic segment:
- the LOC117794060 gene encoding protein ABHD11: MQLFNGTLRCLQGLHTAKFNVKFVAQTYGATNKTSSCFLAGQQRRYANTPAIAMSSEQFDAPTSDASKTPLITAHGLFGSKQNWRSVSRAIAKETHRRIYTVDLRNHGDSPHTDTHGSPGMTADIAAFLAAKSINKTSLMGHSMGGRAVMHFALTNPHLVDRLIVVDISPVSIPRTIDDMDGIMSAMLEVSLPAELSLSEGRQRSKKQLLKTVGADSVDFILLNLRKRPQTGEFYWACNVEVLRRSLTGFLDYGQNIHNKGPFTGPTTFICGTHSEYMNPNDWPQVLHYFPNASLHWLETGHLVHLEKPHDFIRLTTDFLNR; this comes from the exons ATGCAGCTGTTTAACGGAACGTTACGTTGTCTTCAAGGGCTTCATACTGCCAAAttcaatgtcaaatttgtGGCCCAAACATATGGAGCGACTAACAAAACATCCAGCTGTTTTTTGGCTGGACAACAACGACGCTATGCAAATACTCCAGCGATTGCCATGAGCTCCGAGCAGTTTGATGCGCCTACAAGCGATGCCAGCAAAACGCCGCTTATCACAGCACATGGACTTTTTGGCTCAAAGCAAAATTGGCGCAGCGTGAGCCGAGCGATTGCCAAAGAAACCCATCGTCGT ATCTATACCGTGGATTTACGCAATCACGGCGACAGTCCACACACGGACACACACGGCTCACCCGGCATGACGGCGGACATCGCCGCCTTCCTGGCCGCCAAGTCGATAAATAAGACCAGTTTGATGGGTCACAGCATGGGTGGACGTGCTGTCATGCATTTTGCTTTAACTAAC ccGCATCTAGTCGATCGTCTGATTGTTGTGGACATTTCGCCCGTCTCCATACCGAGGACCATTGATGATATGGATGGGATAATGAGTGCTATGCTAGAAGTCTCGCTGCCTGCAGAATTATCCCTATCCGAGGGCAGACAAAGATCGAAAAAGCAACTATTGAAAACTGTAGGCGCTGATTCCGTGGATTTTATACTGTTGAATCTCAGGAAAAGGCCCCAAACTGGCGA ATTTTACTGGGCCTGCAATGTGGAGGTTTTGCGTCGCAGTCTCACCGGCTTTTTGGATTACGgacaaaatatacataataaggGACCATTCACTGGACCCACCACCTTCATCTGCGGCACACACTCCGAATACATGAA TCCCAATGATTGGCCTCAGGTTCTTCATTATTTTCCCAATGCGAGTCTACATTGGCTGGAAACTGGACACTTGGTGCACCTGGAGAAACCGCACGATTTCATCAGACTTACCACAGATTTcttaaatagataa
- the LOC117794056 gene encoding myb-like protein AA: MDNSEQSSTINGNSSNSNSNSNAAVAAAAAMAAAAALSFNQQQQQHKRHAKESTATTATSTTAAAAATTATTASATVAERQQQLPSESGNNNTCNTNACSPKMGSRRIFTPHFKLQVLESYRNDNDCKGNQRATARKYNIHRRQIQKWLQCEPNLRSSVANNQHQQQQQQQQQQHPQQQQQPLAPQQQQQQQQQQQQQQQQLKQHQFHNLPHPLAHHVHPLPHPHPHPHHHHHHHAAAAAAAAAAAAHAHHLLANGFGHPHHHHQHQHHHHHLAGPPPPPPPPPPTHGHLHVPVALPVPLSLPPVSVPQQQQQQLPSQSNGTPATVAETAAAKIAAVVAAVAIASNNSSSSNSNNSNSSNVATTVSATTLPYSSNTQQVPSSASSNNTSNNNSSSSSSSSNSSNIPQQHQPSLAYAYHLPAAYLPQPAATPAPMDLSLSSAARRQREQQQQQQQQQLQQREQQLPKSSVCVDLSCRKRVAGYDCATDGGRPADKMSKLEAIKCEPSDNEAEDVDIDVEAEAETVELPAKQVKLFKPYLLDEAKDEREQEEQLEVSTHRMRHELDAEEDSELELQLHDDEDERDADADDEDQATHNNGNNSCNSNSNNSNGNANKKKKRVMAKQREPIIWSNHPFASNAASCFQSPPLLMQFPGAAAAAAAAATGVAALPTFPAGSPQHQFHGGNNSCSSSSCSSISSNSSHSSNSSSNSSCNSISNCNSKPSTPQSVLSPFSAPSLSPTGFCCPKGSPVSGYESSSSTYSDSASASSNHGYSLNLQLHAAVYNDNLISIMQQQQQQQQQQQQHQQQQQLLQRSQLQRWLDQEALAALGVARLTPPATVAAVSAAAAIAATTTPATTTTTPSISPITLLA, from the coding sequence atggaTAACAGCGAACAAAGTTCGACAatcaacggcaacagcagcaacagtaacagcaacagcaacgcagcagttgcagcagcagcagcaatggcagcagcagcagcattaagctttaatcaacaacaacagcagcacaaGCGACACGCCAAGGAGTccacggcaacaacagcaacatctacaacagcagcagcagcagcaacaacagccacaacagcgTCAGCAACAGTGGCCGagcgacagcaacagttgccgtcggagagcggcaacaacaacacttgcaacaCGAATGCCTGCAGTCCCAAAATGGGATCACGTCGCATCTTTACGCCGCACTTCAAGTTGCAGGTGCTCGAATCGTATCGCAATGACAACGATTGCAAGGGCAATCAACGTGCCACAGCGCGCAAGTACAACATTCATCGGCGGCAGATACAAAAGTGGTTGCAATGTGAGCCCAACTTGCGCTCATCGGTGGCAAAcaatcaacatcaacagcagcagcaacagcagcagcagcaacatcctcagcagcagcaacagccgcttgcaccgcagcaacagcaacagcagcagcagcagcagcagcaacaacaacagcaattgaaGCAACatcaatttcataatttgcCACATCCATTGGCACATCATGTGCATCCACTTcctcatccacatccacatcctcatcatcatcatcatcatcatgccgctgcggcggcagcagcagcagctgccgctgccCATGCGCATCATTTGTTGGCCAACGGTTTTGgccatcctcatcatcatcatcaacatcaacatcatcatcatcatttggcTGGTccgccaccgccgccaccaccaccaccgccaacACATGGGCATCTGCATGTGCCGGTGGCGTTGCCCGTGCCACTGTCCCTGCCACCAGTCAGcgtgccacagcagcaacagcaacagttgccgtcGCAATCAAATGGCAcgccagcaacagttgctgaaACAGCGGCGGCCAAAATTGCAGccgttgttgcagctgttgccattgccagcaacaatagcagcagcagcaacagcaacaacagcaacagcagcaatgttgcaacaacagtCAGTGCCACAACGTTGCCATACAGTTCAAATACACAACAAGTGCCAAGCagtgccagcagcaacaacacctccaacaacaacagcagcagcagcagcagcagtagcaacagcagcaacattccTCAGCAACATCAGCCATCGCTCGCGTATGCGTATCATCTACCTGCCGCCTACTTGCCACAACCAGCTGCCACGCCGGCGCCCATGGATTTGTCCCTGAGCAGCGCAGCGCGCAGACAACgcgagcaacagcagcagcagcagcaacagcaattgcaacaacgcGAGCAACAGTTGCCCAAGTCGAGTGTATGCGTGGATTTAAGCTGCCGCAAGCGTGTGGCTGGCTATGACTGTGCCACAGATGGTGGCAGGCCAGCGGATAAGATGAGCAAACTGGAGGCCATCAAATGCGAGCCAAGTGACAATGAGGCCGAAGATGTGGACATTGATGTGGAAGCGGAAGCGGAAACAGTTGAGTTGCCAGCCAAGCAGGTGAAGCTCTTTAAGCCATATCTGCTCGATGAGGCAAAGGATGAGAGAGAGCAGGAGGAGCAATTGGAGGTGTCAACACACAGAATGAGGCATGAACTGGATGCCGAAGAGGATTCCGAATTGGAATTGCAGCTGCACGATGATGAAGATGAGCGTGATGCGGATGCCGATGATGAAGACCAAGCCACAcataacaacggcaacaacagttgcaacagcaacagcaacaacagcaacggcaatgccaacaagaagaagaaacgcGTTATGGCCAAACAAAGGGAGCCCATCATATGGAGCAATCATCCATTTGCAAGCAATGCAGCAAGTTGCTTTCAATCGCCGCCATTGCTGATGCAATTCCccggagcagcagcagcagcggcagcagcagcaaccggaGTTGCCGCATTGCCGACATTTCCCGCCGGGAGTCCTCAGCATCAGTTTCATggcggcaacaacagttgcagcagcagcagctgcagttccatcagcagcaacagcagccacagcagcaactcctccagcaacagcagttgcaactCCATCTCCAACTGCAACTCGAAGCCATCAACGCCACAAAGCGTGCTCAGTCCATTCTCGGCGCCGTCACTTTCCCCCACCGGCTTCTGTTGCCCCAAAGGATCCCCCGTCTCCGGTTATGAGAGCAGCTCATCCACATACAGCGACAGCGCCAGCGCCAGCTCCAATCATGGCTACAGTCTCAATCTGCAGTTGCATGCCGCCGTCTACAACGACAACTTGATAAGCatcatgcaacagcaacagcagcaacagcagcaacaacagcaacatcaacagcagcaacagttgctgcaacGCTCGCAGCTGCAGCGTTGGCTGGATCAGGAGGCGCTGGCCGCCTTGGGCGTGGCACGTTTAACGCCGccggcaacagttgctgctgttagcgcagcagcagcaattgctgccacaacaacgccagcaacaacaacaacaacgcctaGCATCAGCCCCATAACGCTGCTGGCATAA
- the LOC117794062 gene encoding protein unc-119 homolog, translated as MYCVKHAGETAAAMSVVGKQLNPVQSSSSTSVSASSTATGAASSASINSSCSNSNNSNNSSSSSSNNSNDATSSSTVSLSAATSVASGDVKQQQQHRMDNSNVTPEDVLHLNKITDDYLCSANANVFEIDFTRFKIRDLESGAVLFEIAKPPSEQFPDGLSIEDTMLAAAEELSLDDTADPNAGRYVRYQFTPAFLNLKTVGATVEFTVGSQPVNNFRMIERHFFRDRLLKTFDFEFGYCIPYSKNTCEHIYEFPNLPPDLVAEMISSPFETRSDSFYFVENRLVMHNKADYAYDGGIIV; from the exons ATGTATTG TGTGAAACACGCAGGAGAAACAGCAGCGGCAATGAGTGTCGTTGGCAAGCAACTGAATCCGGTGCAATCATCGTCCTCCACCTCCGTCTCTGCCTCCAGCACAGCAACGGGAGCTGCCAGCAGCGCGTccatcaacagcagctgcagcaacagcaacaacagtaacaacagcagcagcagcagcagcaacaacagcaacgatgCAACATCATCGTCAACAGTGTCGCTGTCGGCTGCCACATCGGTGGCAAGTGGCGATGttaaacagcagcagcagcatcgcaTGGACAATTCAAATGTAACGCCCGAGGATGTACTGCATCTGAATAAAATCACCGATGACTATCTATGCTCAGCGAACGCCAATGTCTTTGAAATCGACTTTACACGTTTCAAGATACGCGATCTGGAGAGCGGCGCCGTCTTATTTGAGATTGCCAAGCCGCCCAGCGAGCAATTCCCCGATGGCCTATCCATTGAGGATACCATGCTAGCCGCCGCCGAGGAGCTATCCCTCGATGACACTGCCGATCCGAATGCCGGACGCTATGTACGCTATCAATTTACGCCGGCATTTCTCAATCTTAAGACCGTCGGCGCCAC TGTGGAGTTTACGGTCGGCAGCCAGCCGGTTAATAATTTTCGGATGATTGAACGACATTTCTTCCGCGATCGCTTGCTAAAGACATTCGATTTTGAGTTCGGCTATTGCATTCCATATTCGAAAAATACTTGCGAACACATCTACGAGTTTCCTAATCTTCCACCAGACCTGG tTGCTGAAATGATATCGAGTCCCTTTGAGACGCGCTCGGACAGCTTTTACTTTGTGGAAAATCGACTCGTGATGCACAACAAAGCGGATTACGCCTATGATGGGGGTATtattgtctaa